The following is a genomic window from Haloterrigena salifodinae.
ACGGACTCGATCTGCACTACCACAACCACGATCAGGAGTTCACCGAACTGGACGGCCGTCCCGCGCTGGAGCACCTGTTCGAGGCGACTGACGATATCGGCCTCGAACTCGATCTCGGGTGGGCCGGCGCGGCGGGGTACGAACCGCTCTCGTTCCTCGAAACGCATGCCGAACGGAGCGATCTCGTACACTTGAAAGATTACGACGCCGATGCGGGCGAGACAGTCAGGGTCGGCGAGGGCGACTTAGACATCGAGGCGACCGTGGAGTTGGTCAGAGATTTGGAATTCGAGTGGCTCGTCTACGAGGCCGAAGAACGACCGGACTCCTACGAGACGCTCGAGCACGCCGCGGACATCGTCGACGCGCACTGGTAACGGGGGCTGGCTACCGGTCGAGACGGTCCCCGCCGACCGCCAGCGGGGCGTCACGGAACTCGGAGTGTTTCTTCGCGGTACCTTCGGTTGTGTGTTAGCGCACTCCCGCGCAAATGTTCGGGGTTCTCGGCGACGAGCTCCGATCGAACCGCGCCGTCGCGTCGTTACCGACGAGCGGTCGCCGCGGGAACAGCGGAATTCCGCCGGTGAGACGGATTCCTCGTTCGGCCAAGCGGCGAGTACCGTCCCCTCAGCGAGAGATATCTCGGCGGACGCTCATCCAGAAGATGGTGCTAACGATCGCTCCGAAGCCGAGTACGATCACGAGGTTGACCACTGCGAGCGTGTACGACTCCGTTCCACGCTCGCCGAACAGAAGGGTAATCGATGTGAGTACCAGCATGAACACGAGGAATAGCCAAAGCATCCCTAACTGCGTCTGGTAGTCACGGACGAGCGACCAGAACGATTCCTTCCAGGACATACGACGTATCTGAGACCGTCATCCGAATAAGCTTTTTCACCGTGTTACGGCCCGTTCGACGAACGGGCAACAGCGC
Proteins encoded in this region:
- a CDS encoding sugar phosphate isomerase/epimerase family protein; this encodes MTSFGFQLYSLHAVDDQLPAVIERVGETGFEGVEFAGLGDADVESVNAALDRSGLGVAGAHVGIEEIEADAEGVAETYRTLGCGTVAAPWLDPEHFASEPAVEETAERLSNAAESLANHGLDLHYHNHDQEFTELDGRPALEHLFEATDDIGLELDLGWAGAAGYEPLSFLETHAERSDLVHLKDYDADAGETVRVGEGDLDIEATVELVRDLEFEWLVYEAEERPDSYETLEHAADIVDAHW